The Syngnathoides biaculeatus isolate LvHL_M chromosome 1, ASM1980259v1, whole genome shotgun sequence region TCCCATCCAAGCTGAACGGTTCGGCCCTGTCCGCCTTGTCCCTCGGTAAGGACGCCCTCGGGATGGGCGCCGTGTCTAACCCGGCCGAGGTTTTCTGCTCGGTGCCGGGCCGCCTCTCGCTGCTCAGTTCCACCTCCAAGTACAAGGTCACCGTTGGGGAGGTGCAGCGGCGGCTCTCCCCGCCAGAGTGCCTCAATGCCTCTCTGCTGGGCGGTGTTCTTCGCAGGTAAAAGGAAGCGCCTCGACGACACATTCAAAAAGTCGAGAACTTTGACATTTTCAACATCTATACTTTATTACACTTGTTtgaaagtttatttttaaaaaacgttttgtttAAGCTTATCCTCTTCCAGTGAGGGAGCTCATTTGCCATCCCCCATACTAACCTGATCTGACACCGATGCATAATCACTTTTGTGGACCTTAAAAAGGAGTTAGGGGACAGCATGTCTTGATGACAAACTAACAAAAGTGTGAAAAATCAGGAGTCCGGCATAGTGAATTTTCCAAAGATGGTCTACAATACGTACCCTCGTTCGTCGATGGATAGTCGCAATTGAGAAACGGGGAGATCGTATCATAAATTAGCATTAAAATCCCCACTTTTTGGGCCTTGTGTATATTGCCTACCTTTAAATCACAGCTCCATCTGCTGCACCTCCAGATCACAACCCCACAGGGCCCCAATGCAAGTGGACTGTAACAAAAAGAATATGTAGAAATAGAGGGCGTTTTCTTTTTACAATGAAAtgtgatgtttcatgttatggATTTGTTGTCGTGGAGAAAGAAATTAGCATTTTTGGTCTAATTTGTCAAGAGAggctttttactttttccaatCACTGTGGATGACAACATAATCTTcatattttcctttcggtttgtcccattaggggtcaccacagcgtgtcatctcagatggacgcgtatttgtttggcacagttttacgccagatgccctttctgacgcaacccctctgcattttagctgaGGAGAGAACCTTACAGcatctggtattcccaggcggtctcccatccaagtacaaacctgcttagcttccgagatcgggcgttctcagggtagcatggccgtaagttATGACAACACCATCTAAATATTaaaatagggttagggtctTGATTGATTTAAATTTTGGGATCTTATGAGGTGGAAATTACAGGGAGAGCAGTGACATTGACGGAACAGGGACATCTAAAGGTcctgtattttttccatctagaTTTCCAGAATGACTCCCAAAAATGGACTCAGTATAAAAGTGtcacttacatttaaaaaaaaaacaaccttgtaTTTGTCATatgagtttgcaaaaaaaaagaaacaaacaactacttccgtttgacccagttttgtatctgctttgtccatatttggctaagaccgccCCCTTTCATCTGATTGGTTACCTCCACTCTTGAAAGCACACTtagagaaattcaaatgacacattttcagGCCTCCTGGCTGAAAAGGATTTGGAACTCTAGAATGTGTGGATGATGTAAATCCATCTTTCACATTTAACAAGGTACCATAGAGGGCATATTCCATCCCAAACGCTAGAGCAAActggtttggcaaaatatttcccattttaatgacaaattcaGAGAAGCAATAAATTCCCCATCCGTGGCTTTACTTGGTGCAGAAGACTTCAGAGTTTTATTATTCTGCTATGTTGTCACGATGACTGAGGGACTGCGACAAGGACACCAAAGGCACATTTTAATCTTGACAAGGGCCCGACCGATGTGGATGTTTTTAGGCCGATGCTGATTGCAATATTTGGCAGAATATGTAATGTATTGTGCATTTCGGcagcattaaataaaaaaaagtcacactgtCACAACATAACATGTGACAATAGCTGTCCGAAAGGGACTTAAGATGATGGAAAGCAGAGACAAGCAAATGCTGAAAATTTAGAATAAAATTCTGATAACGGATTAATTGGCCaatcaggaaaaaataaaaaatgtttgtatttgaaaATTGCTAAGGCCTAAAAATGGCTCATTAACTGTCCAGACACTAAAACTCTTGTACTGTATTCACAATGAGCGGACCGAGGTAAGTCATGGAACTGATGCACGTCTGCAAAATCCCGAGAAGGATTTGAAATCCCACATTTCCGCAGCGGTCTTCTCGGTCTCTTTGAACCTCTTTCAGGATGTATTCTGAGTAAAAGCACTTATACAAAGTAACTGTGAGGTCAGAGCTTGAGGACCCAAAATGGGTCATGGGACTAAATCACAAGAGCAGGCAACGGTTTAATGAACTCGGGCCTCGGGGCGAGAGCGCAAACTCATGGATGGGGCTCATTAAAGGATCTAAAGGcaagaaaaagttttttttttttttttttttggtgtcctcTGTGGAGAGAAACAACTTGATGATGTTCTGTCGCTGTCTGtcatgacttgaaaaaaatgagcataaaTACATATCAACAGGCCCTTAAAGGGGAGAAAACAGGGCAGGAAATAGAACATACAAGACACATTGGAGTCTTGACAGCGATCATAAGGGGATTTCAGTgggttaacacacacacacgcgcacacacaaacagatcGGACCATATACTAAAAACTGCTCTCTGTCTCCATCTCCCTCAGGGCGAAGTCCAAGAATGGTGGCCGCTGTCTGAGAGAGCGTCTGGAAAAGATTGGCCTCAACCTGCCCGCCGGGCGACGCAAGGCAGCCAACGTCACTCTGCTAACATCTCTGGTGGAGGGTAAGAcgcacagacacaaacacacacacacacacacacacacacgcacgcacgcacacacacagacctatGCATATCCTAATAGACAGAGACATAGAGAAATATGTTTGGATTAGCTGATGTGAATATTAAATCGGGCATGGGtggcgcacatacacacacacatgtccagggtgacgttcAAAAAGTGGAAGCCAAAGACCAGTGAACTGCGTAAGTAGTGCAAGTGAGAAAATGGTTGCACAATGTTTCTCCTGACTTGACTTGACAAAGCAGCAGATTGTGCAGCACTTGAAAGCATTTTCACGGCTCCCGAAAAAAAGAAAGCCCATCCAGATGTCACAATAACTGCCGTGTTTTCACTGTGCTAAATTTAATCCTTTAATAAACTTGCAGTGCCTCCGTCCTCACCATCCTCCTACTCATCCTCCTTTCCTAGGTGAGGCCGTCCATCTGGCGAGGGATTTCGGGTACGTGTGCGAGACCGAATTCCCCGCCAGAGCCGCCGCCGAGTATCTGTGCAGGCAGAGCGAGCCCGACCAGCTCCCGACCCGACGCAGCATGCTGCTCGCCACCAAGTGAGTGGGACTTCCAGCACATAGGGTGGAATCTGACATTGGGTACACTTGCAATGAGAAGCCAAAACGTTCACCGGATATCTCATTTGGTACCAAATCTGTTTAGATTCAATGCAGGAGCTATGATTTATACCACtggggagctttttttttttaatatgaaacaATAGAATACGAATAGTGGTGGCCAGTGGAGTTTTCCCCAAGGGTGACGTCAGCTGATATGGTTCCATAAATGGACAGGTAATGGCCGCTGGAAATTAATACCCTTCCTTTGCTTTATCTTTTGCAATAAAGTGAAGCTAATGCGCATCAAACTTTTAACAAGTCTATTTTGTCCGTGTCAAGGTGACCCGGCAGCAGTGGGGCAACACCCTCGCGCACTCTACTGACCAGCCACTGAATAGGTGTTTTCTGAGTGATGAGCTGACGCTTggtcgactttttttttctttgcactgTGAGCTAcaatttgagatacgagtgaacGTTAGATACACACCAACATTCGCTTGGGATTCTGTACTTTACTCACGATGAGCAAATTGATATAATATTAACGTGTCGTCACCTCACAGTCATGCTACGTTTTCCTACTTCTTTTTGGTGACTGCGGGATCATATATTTAACAAGATTGATGTATTGTGCAGAAGTAGGTTATGGTTACAAATTCAAAAATATGCACGATCATTTTAAGCAATTTAGAAACCCTTTCAAAAGTGGGATCTGATGAACACTAGCATTACCGCGCGTTATCATTGTTGAGGCGGAACTACTTATTTTGATTGTGATTGGATCGCCATTGAAcatgcaggtgtacctaattttGTGGCAAGAGAATGTATGTTTTCCagagaaaatattcaaatggtGCCGCTCACCTCCTTTATCTCTATCAAAGGGAGATCTGTAAAGAGTTTGTGGACCTCATGTCCCAGGATCGTTCCCCGCTCGGGGGCAGCAGACCCACCCCCTGCCTGGAGCCCAGCCTCCAGGGGAGCCTCACCCACTTCAGCCTGCTTACTCATGGCTTCGGCACGCCCGCCATCTGCGCCGCGCTCTCCGCCTTCCAGAGCTACCTGATGGAGGCCGTCAAAATGCTGGACAAAGGAGACGGAGGAGGGAAGGGCCACCACGACAAAGAGATGAAGCACCGTAAATAAACGGTGATGAGGAAGAggcgcggggagg contains the following coding sequences:
- the tfap2e gene encoding transcription factor AP-2-epsilon isoform X1, coding for MLWKARSKTDVMQERADGLSSSSPSGRLSQLSSLNQAAYSSAPPLCHTPASDFQPPYFPPPYPQSSLSYSQSQDSAYSHLSDPYTSINSIHQHQQAAWHSQRSRSDDGGLLSQTHRALGLDPRREYAAVPRLLHGLGEGAAALGDGPLGMHIGHHGLDELQGMEEGSALGILDHSVIKKVPIPSKLNGSALSALSLGKDALGMGAVSNPAEVFCSVPGRLSLLSSTSKYKVTVGEVQRRLSPPECLNASLLGGVLRRAKSKNGGRCLRERLEKIGLNLPAGRRKAANVTLLTSLVEGEAVHLARDFGYVCETEFPARAAAEYLCRQSEPDQLPTRRSMLLATKEICKEFVDLMSQDRSPLGGSRPTPCLEPSLQGSLTHFSLLTHGFGTPAICAALSAFQSYLMEAVKMLDKGDGGGKGHHDKEMKHRK
- the tfap2e gene encoding transcription factor AP-2-epsilon isoform X2, with product MLIHTYSAMERADGLSSSSPSGRLSQLSSLNQAAYSSAPPLCHTPASDFQPPYFPPPYPQSSLSYSQSQDSAYSHLSDPYTSINSIHQHQQAAWHSQRSRSDDGGLLSQTHRALGLDPRREYAAVPRLLHGLGEGAAALGDGPLGMHIGHHGLDELQGMEEGSALGILDHSVIKKVPIPSKLNGSALSALSLGKDALGMGAVSNPAEVFCSVPGRLSLLSSTSKYKVTVGEVQRRLSPPECLNASLLGGVLRRAKSKNGGRCLRERLEKIGLNLPAGRRKAANVTLLTSLVEGEAVHLARDFGYVCETEFPARAAAEYLCRQSEPDQLPTRRSMLLATKEICKEFVDLMSQDRSPLGGSRPTPCLEPSLQGSLTHFSLLTHGFGTPAICAALSAFQSYLMEAVKMLDKGDGGGKGHHDKEMKHRK